Within the Musa acuminata AAA Group cultivar baxijiao chromosome BXJ2-9, Cavendish_Baxijiao_AAA, whole genome shotgun sequence genome, the region GCACCCGATACAGAGACTGAATCCTTACTCAAAGTGAGACACTTAACCACTTTTACAGCAGGGTATTTGCAAGAACCTCTTGAATTTATCACATGGCTTTCTAATTCCATATTTTACTTCAATTTTTCATGTACAAGTCATGGTAAATATAAAACTATATACATATAAACACTCTCTTCTCtttgcttctttctctcttcttgtACTCCTTCCTTTATGTTGTGATTTGTATAACATAAAATCATGGTGGTTGAGATCTATAATATCTtatgttattgtaaaagaaaTTCGTTCACTGTAATAGGCAAATGCTTGCTCTAACCATCCAGAatttgatgatgacaatgagGGATCATTATTTTATGCATGTGCAACAAGAATGGCTAGCCAGGTTTGCCATTCCTCTTAAGTTATCATCTATTTTTTCCACTTCATAAaagtatcatatcatatcatttttGACAGAATGCCAATGGAATATATGTAAACTTAATCTTTGGTGTCTCTCCTGTGTCAGATTGATGGCAAGATGACTGTTGGACTGGAAGCTTTTGCCCGAATAGCTTCTGCTTGTGCTGCTGTAGCAGATCCAATAACCGTTCACAATCTATTTGATGCACTTACCAGCTCCTCAGGTGGTTGCCTCCATTTTCTTATATATGACAAGTACCTCAAAAGCCTTTACAAGTATGCAGTCTCTTCTTTTTTCAAATATTGAATCTGTTGATTATCTTGTTTGTCAGAGGAACCGTACTGGATTTCTTTTTCATGATTCAATATCTTGaattgattaaaattacctttgaTTCACCAAGTTCTTTGTGCTGTTTCATGATCTTAAGTTAACAATATCGGTTGCTGGCTATTGGTATGAATCTACAATCAGAATCTCACAGTATCTATTTGGAGCTCGATGTTATAAGTAGCTCATCACATTCTCTCATGTCATGTGTAGACACACACAGAAACACacaaatggagagagagagaatcttGACAATGAGCGAACAACTGAGCCCTGCAGACTTGGACTTGTACAATCCATTCCAAGATACTGCAACTGGGAAAAGTTCCTTGGAACATGTTGGCTTGTTACATTCAGTCATGGCAGGCATACTTTACTGTAAAAAGAAAAGACCAGAAAAGGTGTAAGAGGGAAAATGCTTTACTGTGGATAGTTAGTTTTTATTCTGAAATTCTGCAAATATTTTGCATGCGGATGCTGGGTTGCATGCACATTCATGAAGTATACTGCAATCAGACAATAAAGGAAATATCCAATGAAACTGTCAGTTTGTTGGATAAGTCCAATGATGAAAGGAAATCAGCAAAGTAACCACAATAATGAACCCAGTGTTTTGACAATAACAAGATTTTTTATCACCATAGAGCTCTAATCGGAGGTGTGTTGCTAGATAATCAAAAAATTaattctttctttctatttctaacAAAATTATTTTTGCCATCCCCATCTTTCTTGTCACTTCTATTCTATATTTTCTTATCTCATGTTTATCAATGAATTCATAGATTTCCTCTTGATATGTCCCACCATTTCAGttgatttttcttattttaattgtcaCTTGTATTATTGTTGAATTTTCATTAAAATAAGTGTCTCGTAGTCTATCTTTTCTGTTAACATTACATGTCACATCTCAATATCCTTATCTTCGCTATCTAGTAATGTTTCTCTCTATATCATTAAaaggaaaaaatgaaaaataaattatagaaaattatatttttagaaaTTAGGATTTTGTGATTTCAGAAGAAGCATTTGGTTTGAAGTTTTTAACTATATACAATTAACTACATTTCTCTTTCTTAAAAGAAATTATGCTACTATCCATCTTTCCTCTGCAAAGTAGAGTGTGTATGCTTGTTTATAATGGCTTAACAGTCTCAgctataaatataattttctttttaatccAAGAGGCATTTGACAAAGTACAACACTACAGATAAGCCTGTCTGTTTTATCATCTGTTTGTGACCATATCCTTATTCAATTCCCTTCTTGCTAAATAAGAGGcccattatttaaaaaatttgtaCTTCCTTTACTATAACTTCTAAACGTATTGATCTTTTTTCTCCTCTAAGCCTGCATATTCATGTCTAATTTTTTGTATAACAAAACTGATGATTCTATTTTGAACTTCACGACTGTACCTTTACCTGTATATATGAACTCTGACCACTTGCCCTATCTGCATATACAATTTAATAATTGTGAAATAGGAGCAAGGCATCACAAATTGATAAAATCCTATGTGAAAAATTGTGAAATAGGAATGAGATATCACAAGTTTATAGCTttataattatcaatattttaaatttactcATAATAAAAATTGAAGGAAATTTACATAGATTTATAGTTGTATAATTaattttgatggaaaaaaatTCTTTAATGGTAACAGTATTAAGTATTCTGGATATGATATTCGGTCGAAAGACAAGCTTGGTGAATCTGTTATTTATAGAGTTAAATCAAGATGATTTAATTGGAAAGGAGCATCAAGAATTTTGTGTGATTATTTAGGATAAtagaaaaaaattttagataGCTATTTTATATCCAGTTATGTTTTATTATTTTCACTGTTGGACATTTAAATAGCAAGTTGTATAAGGAGTTAATATTGTATAAATAAGAATTTTAGTATCAAATGCGTATGTAAAactactaaagaagaaaaattaagaAATTTTTACATTTGCAAACAACTAGATGTAGCTCTAGACAGGGATAAAATGAGGGAAAACTATTAAAAAAATCCATGTCTGAGGGAGATGTGTCGATGCACCAACTAGAAAAAATGAATTAATTATAGATAGTGGTGAGGAGAGGCAAAGGACCAAGAGACCTTTCCTTATCAACCCTAAAAATGATTTGTTTCTTATTTGTTTGATTATTGATATTGCCCTGGACATAATTTATTAAGAAATATCTATGTAGGTCGCCCCATGTTGTTATAAGATTATTAATTTagctatttttaaaaaataaattcactTTCTTCATAAGATTATAATAAAGATCAGTTCTTTATTATCTGTAATGCCACAGATATTATAGATGTTGATCATTTtctagaccaaccacctcttatatAAGTTTTTGGCTTATGCTAGTAAATATTTCTCGAAGTATGCTGAACCTTCACATTAATTATCATATGGCTGATGACTTCTCTAGAAGTTGTGTTTCTGGCTTGATCACATTACTTATGTGACTTCTGTTTATTGTAGGGTGTTCAAATCAATGAAGCATATATCAGGACAACTCCGGAATTTAAAATTTAACCTTGATGATGGAGAAATTATCCTAGAAGTTGATGCTAGATCTATTCTTCAACACAATGGGATATCTACAAGGCCTGGTTAAGCATCTTTTCCTGGTAGTCATTTTTTCTGCAGGATAACTGTTTATCAACATAAGCTTCAGAAGGATGTTTTTAATGGCAGGAAGGCTGACACTTACCAGCCATGCTCTATATTTTGAAGCATCAGGCATTGGTTCATATGATAAAGCTGTCATATATAACTTGTCCAAGGACTTGAAGCAGGTGGTAAAGCGTGAGTTAACTGGACCATGGGGTGCTCGTCTCTTTGATAAGGCTGTTATGTACAAGTCTGATTCTGTGTAAGTGCAGTTGCCAAATATTCTTGTTATGGTCTCTTAAATAATTGATAATAACTATAGTTGCCTTGGTAACTCATAGAATTTAGTCTGCAATCTAAATCATTCTTTTGCAGAGCAGAGCCGATCTACTTAGAGTTCAGTGGCCACTCCCACAGGGACTACTGGTTTGCAATCATTCAGGAAGTCCTCAATGTTAATAAATTCATAAGGAAATACAATCTTAGAAGTTTCCAAAAAGCAGAAGCGCTTTCTAAGGCTGCTTTAGGCATCTTTAGACATCATGCTCTGAAAGAAGCTTTTCATGTCACACCATCGCACTTTAAGAGTATACTTGCTTTTAACTTAGCTGAAAAACTtccaaaaggagacaaaatcttGGAAGCTTTATATAATCACTTGGAGCTCATGCAGGTTGGATATCAGAACCATGCTGACGTTGTCACTGCATCTGAGGAAAAGCCACTAGCAGGTCCTTTACCAGATTCATTGTATACACTTAGAAGAATAGGCTTTCTGTTACTGAAGGAAGATAATCCTGAAGGAAATGATATTTTGGTTCGCAATATCCATGTTGGTCAGACATGTCCATTACAGATGGCTGTTAGGGAATCAGTTTGTTACTCTGGCAGAGTCGAAGCAGCACGTGCAACATTATATCAGGTCAAAGTGGAGGATATTGATACAAATTTAGCTGTTATTAAGGTATACTGTAAGGATAGAGGCAATTTTCTGGCTtctaaaatgttccatatgtatgTCTTAGAAAGAGTCTTTCTGCACTCTGAATATCTAGGTCTTTTAAAGAATGCTGCGCACTTCCATAACCATATTTATTCCAGCTTAGACTTCTATAGTCATTTAGCTTATCCTTGAAAATGAAATAGAATGAAGCCATTTGGAATCTTGTAGGTGATCTTAGAGGCAAAAGAAATCCTGTATGTGAATTATATTTAGACTACTAATTCTTGACATGGAAGTTCCTTTACTGCTTAGGTATTAGATTCTGCATATGGATAAAAACAATTTATTTCTtatcatgagatatttctcttttacagtatgtttgtaattctttACCACCAAAATAGTGCTAGAAAGACAATTATTTCGTGAAACATCGATTTTTTTCTGAGCCAAAGCAAGGTTTCTGTATTCTTGTGGGAATTTAACTTAATGTTTAGCTCAACTATGATACACTGCAGCTTTTATGGTGCTTGTACTAGCACTCTGCTGTGGCCACCTCGTTATATCAGGCTTCTTTTATTCGCTCTCTTGGTGTCTCATGACCATTTAAATTCGACCAGGACACCCTTggaataattgtcctttttaactcTCATTAAAGAAATAATTGAGACACTTTCAtataaggtatgcaatttcgtatcgtaccggagtttcgacgttcactcggtatggtacgatactatATACGAGCTGTATaccattcaatatatatatatatatatatataacatttttataaaaggcaacatgtcttttccttctcccacatgGGGCGATGtcgcctcatatatatatatatatatatatatatatatatatatatatatatatatttcgttccGTCCGATAATGGACGGTCCGTATACTGATAAattgacggaccggtacgtaccgctcgtaccaGACAGCATTATTCGAAATTTCATACCTTGCTTTCATATATGTTCATCAAGATATGATAACATAAGCAAAATATTAAAATGCTAAGTTAATAATGTGTGTTTTCGATTTTTTTTTCTCAGGAGCATATACTGCTCTGACCTTTTTGGACTTTTGTCATGCTTAGTGAATTTTTAGTACTTAAAAAGTTTTAAATCTGCCACATTTTTTCATATCAGAAGATCAAATTGCTTGTAGCAATCATGGTTCAAATTTATTGTAAAAAGTAACTTTTAGATAACTTTGGACGAATTTTCACTTCTATAAAACTAACAGGGTTTAGGCTACTGGTATCCTTCTTTCTGTAGATATCCTTCTTTCTGTTCGATTTTTGAATCCTGAGAATTGCTTTCCTGAGTATCTGATGTGGATTTTACTATGGTTGGATAATTTTATGGTCTTGAATTTAAAAGGTTGGGACCAATTATAGAATACTAAACATACATGGTAACAAGTTAATATTTGCCAATGATCTTTTATTGCAGGATTTACTCTTTCCTTTGTCTCAATTGGGCAAACTACTCAGTCATTTAGCTTCATGGGAAGATCCTTTCaagtcaaaattctttctgttttTGATCCTGTATCTCCTTTACAGGTATTGCTTCATTTTTTCTGAAAACTTACTATATCATCATATAGATACAAATGGagcatatttattttaattttctatttTGTCATTCTTCCATGTAGCAAATGTTATGAAGAATTAAATGATCTAGATTATTGTTGCTTGCCTTTTCTTGCAAATATTTTAGACAGATTTTCTTCCATGTAGTAAAGTGTTTTGCCAGAGAGTATGTGATATCTATATCTTTGTTCTGATAGTTTGGGATAAGAACAGGTGATCAATGATCCAAATCAGAAGCACAAAGGATTTCCTGATTAAGGAGACAAATATCATGTTGTTCCTTTCATACCAGAACTAACATATTAGCTCTTCTGGCTTCTATTAGTTTTTCTCAGAAATAGTAGTTCTTCTAAGTTACTAATCTTCAAAATTAATTACTTGATGGAATTTGAATTACAACAAGTCTTTACTCCGCTAATTCCAGAAATCTGCCATGAACTCACTTTTATTTGGAAAATAATGCTGAGAGAATGAGCTGATTTTGACTAGGACTGTATAATAAAATCCATGCATTCGTCTCCATTAAAATTTTCACTAAGAACAGAAGAAATGGTTGAGAAAAATAGTTATCCTGCTTCTGTGAAATATGCTTGTGAAACTTATACCAGGAGAATGTGGATCATCTTGTTACCTTTGTACTTATAATTACACAGCTTCACTATCCATTTATCTTAAAATCTGAACTTTGGGCACATGTATTCTTTCTAGCTTGGTTTTATGTCTACCCTTGCTCTACTGGCAAGAGTAGCCTTGCTGTGTTGGTAAATCTCAGAGTTGCTCTGTTGGTTTTATTCAGTTTAATTACTGCACAAATATAACTATACAAATTCTTTCCTTTTTGCTTTACTTCCTTTCCTGAACCGATGCTTCTGACTGTGATCCTAGGGGTTGGGTTTGGTACATCTTGCCATGTGCTTTGGTATCTGCTGCTGTTTTTATGTTCTGGCATAAGCATCATGGCAGTGGAAAACCAATTAAAGCCTTCCAGGTTACACCTCCGCCGAATAGGAATCCTGTTGAGCTGCTCTTGATGTTACAAGATGGTGTTTCTCAACTTCAAACAAACGTCCAGGGAGGAACTATTGCTCTTCTTAAGCTAAGAGCTCTTCTTATAGCAGCATTTCCTCAGGTTTGTTTCCATAAATTGGATCAGACTAGAATTATTACTTTTACTATATGCTTTTAAGATCATTTCATTGTTAAATTTTCTACTAACTGGACCTGCTGTGGATGTATTGTGTAAAATAGAATACCCATTGCAGTGGTATGCAATTACTTCAGATCATGTCATTGTTAAATTTTCTTGTTGCTTCAGATCTTTCTTCTGTTGTTTCTTGATCAAACAATATTATCGATCTTAGACATGTATCTAAGATAGATCTAATCATGGTGGCTTGTCTATGGTACAAATATCTGCCTGTGTACCAAAATTTAGTACGTGGATAGTTTTAACCTTTTGTGGGTGCTCAACTTGTTTAAGTTAGCATCAAGTGCTAAAAGTCCCTTGAAATCATTGCAAATTACATTCTAAGCATCCTTTTCTATCCGAGTCTGAATTCTGCGGAAGGTTATAGTGGAATCCCTGGTAGAATCCTTTCGATAACACAACTCAACTCTCCGTTAGGCTAAAATTGGCATGATGAAAAtcgtacaaaaaaaaaatcccagaGTCATTAGTTGTAAAATGACTCAAAACAGTTCATAGTTAACCTAAAACAATTCACGTCATCCGCCAAGTGAAGATGTTTCTAGTATTGTTGTGGCATGGGAGCAGGGTAGGTAAACAAATTATAGTTGGAGCTCCTCATCTTGAAGTGAAGATATTGCTTTTTGGGAGTCATATGACTGATAACTTTATGTcatgcttcttccttttttctttttgtcttaATGTGACTTAACCTTTGACTTTGAGATTTTTTGGATTTCAGACAACAAACAAAGTGGCTATTACCTTGGTCATCGTGGCAATCGCAATCAGCCTGGTGCCTTTCAGACACCTGCTAGTTTTAGTGCTTTTGGAGATATACACAAGACACATGCCGCTGAGGAAAGAGAGCAGTGAGAAGTTGGTAAGGAGGATCAAGGAGTGGTGGAGCCGCATTCCTGCTGCCCCTATTCAGATCGGTGCACACGAAGAGCACAATAATTCAAGATGATAGCATAAACCATTACAATTTTGGCGATCACATATGTAAATGCATTATTACTCCACAGGGGAGTTTTGTTTTGGTTGCTTCTGTTACCTGAATCTGGTCCCTTCTTGGTCTATGTGGCAAATCCTATCTTCAGTAAATGGAGAAGAGACTGCTGCCAGAGGCAgaggcagtggcagtggcagtggcaatGCCAGTGCACATTGGTTTAACTTGTATCCTACAATGTAATCCTTTCCCTGAAATTTGATAAATGGATACGAGTGACTTGAAGAGAAAATTCATGATCCTTCATTCTGTCTACAGAACAGATGTGCCTCTGCCATAATAAACACAGAGTTAAGCTGCACAAGACATCTCTCTTACAGTGTTTTAATCTTTTACTTGCGTATCTTGGTCCTGACAAAAGAACAACAGCTGCTGACTCGAGATTTCTCAATGCAGACAAAAATTTGATCTTCGGCAGAACTCTTCATCTGCATCACAATGTCTCTTCAGAGAAGTTTCATCTCTTCACCAATCAGAATTAATTGGACAAGTGCTTTGCAT harbors:
- the LOC103998524 gene encoding uncharacterized protein LOC103998524 isoform X2, whose amino-acid sequence is MEQLQQSFEAEIPDHFKQPTSYARNLVEYCSYKALCVETQCPDHLADKEFSLLTFDMMLAWEAPDTETESLLKANACSNHPEFDDDNEGSLFYACATRMASQIDGKMTVGLEAFARIASACAAVADPITVHNLFDALTSSSGGCLHFLIYDKYLKSLYKVFKSMKHISGQLRNLKFNLDDGEIILEVDARSILQHNGISTRPGRLTLTSHALYFEASGIGSYDKAVIYNLSKDLKQVVKRELTGPWGARLFDKAVMYKSDSVAEPIYLEFSGHSHRDYWFAIIQEVLNVNKFIRKYNLRSFQKAEALSKAALGIFRHHALKEAFHVTPSHFKSILAFNLAEKLPKGDKILEALYNHLELMQVGYQNHADVVTASEEKPLAGPLPDSLYTLRRIGFLLLKEDNPEGNDILVRNIHVGQTCPLQMAVRESVCYSGRVEAARATLYQVKVEDIDTNLAVIKDLLFPLSQLGKLLSHLASWEDPFKSKFFLFLILYLLYRGWVWYILPCALVSAAVFMFWHKHHGSGKPIKAFQVTPPPNRNPVELLLMLQDGVSQLQTNVQGGTIALLKLRALLIAAFPQTTNKVAITLVIVAIAISLVPFRHLLVLVLLEIYTRHMPLRKESSEKLVRRIKEWWSRIPAAPIQIGAHEEHNNSR
- the LOC103998524 gene encoding uncharacterized protein LOC103998524 isoform X1 yields the protein MGFFEDIFLGEDERKKKENAADMEGGPSEPRLIPNLSSIADSVVRRCSRILLLSMEQLQQSFEAEIPDHFKQPTSYARNLVEYCSYKALCVETQCPDHLADKEFSLLTFDMMLAWEAPDTETESLLKANACSNHPEFDDDNEGSLFYACATRMASQIDGKMTVGLEAFARIASACAAVADPITVHNLFDALTSSSGGCLHFLIYDKYLKSLYKVFKSMKHISGQLRNLKFNLDDGEIILEVDARSILQHNGISTRPGRLTLTSHALYFEASGIGSYDKAVIYNLSKDLKQVVKRELTGPWGARLFDKAVMYKSDSVAEPIYLEFSGHSHRDYWFAIIQEVLNVNKFIRKYNLRSFQKAEALSKAALGIFRHHALKEAFHVTPSHFKSILAFNLAEKLPKGDKILEALYNHLELMQVGYQNHADVVTASEEKPLAGPLPDSLYTLRRIGFLLLKEDNPEGNDILVRNIHVGQTCPLQMAVRESVCYSGRVEAARATLYQVKVEDIDTNLAVIKDLLFPLSQLGKLLSHLASWEDPFKSKFFLFLILYLLYRGWVWYILPCALVSAAVFMFWHKHHGSGKPIKAFQVTPPPNRNPVELLLMLQDGVSQLQTNVQGGTIALLKLRALLIAAFPQTTNKVAITLVIVAIAISLVPFRHLLVLVLLEIYTRHMPLRKESSEKLVRRIKEWWSRIPAAPIQIGAHEEHNNSR